A genome region from Ignavibacteriota bacterium includes the following:
- a CDS encoding phytanoyl-CoA dioxygenase family protein: MKSPYADLPRLDTPYTLAPADRERFLQDGHVAIRALASPAEIAAYRPLIRDVVTTVSGQRRTEGKVSGYASFFTQVTNVWRLHDGALRFVISRRFARLAAELLGVPAVRLYHDQALFKPPAGPGTPWHQDQIYWPLATRRTVTMWMPLMDLTQAMGTMVFASGSHHEGALSGLAISSDSNAFFSGLVRERGFVLTSYDLAAGDATFHTGWTAHATHPNAGSVEREVMTIIYYEDGATIMEPDSPMRQVDLEAFHPGQRPGERAASALNPILFSAPQ, translated from the coding sequence ATGAAGAGTCCGTATGCCGACCTCCCCCGGTTGGACACCCCCTACACCCTGGCTCCCGCAGACAGGGAACGATTCCTCCAGGATGGGCATGTCGCCATCCGTGCCCTCGCCTCGCCTGCCGAGATCGCCGCGTATCGCCCGTTGATCCGCGACGTCGTGACAACCGTCAGTGGACAGCGGAGGACCGAGGGGAAGGTGAGCGGCTATGCTTCGTTCTTTACGCAGGTCACGAACGTGTGGCGGCTGCACGATGGCGCACTCCGCTTCGTGATCAGCCGGCGCTTCGCCCGCCTGGCAGCGGAGTTGCTCGGTGTGCCCGCCGTTCGCCTGTATCACGACCAGGCACTCTTCAAACCGCCCGCGGGCCCGGGCACCCCGTGGCATCAGGACCAGATCTACTGGCCGCTCGCGACACGACGTACCGTGACCATGTGGATGCCGCTGATGGACCTCACGCAGGCGATGGGTACCATGGTCTTCGCTTCCGGGTCGCACCACGAAGGGGCGCTGAGCGGCCTGGCAATATCGTCAGACTCCAATGCGTTCTTCTCGGGGCTCGTCCGGGAGCGGGGATTCGTGCTGACCAGCTACGATCTCGCGGCGGGAGATGCGACGTTCCACACAGGCTGGACCGCCCATGCGACACATCCGAATGCCGGCAGCGTCGAACGCGAGGTGATGACGATCATCTATTATGAGGATGGGGCAACCATCATGGAACCGGATTCGCCGATGCGCCAGGTGGACCTCGAAGCATTTCACCCGGGCCAACGTCCCGGCGAGCGCGCCGCCAGCGCACTCAACCCGATCCTCTTCTCAGCGCCGCAATGA
- a CDS encoding response regulator transcription factor yields MRTNRDLQLVIAGGNHEVRSGMRALLAIFDDIHVVADCVSAEEVRAVLASSPVDLLILDTDLPDRGGLELLGSLTAGYPGAVIFTSSSTDQAVAAFQFHPVDFLMQPVDGERLLSAVSRVRGQLEARYGALALAARMPATRDVEPKTKRLMVKSGGRISFVKAEEIDWIEADRDYVRLYNGQKKHLLRGTISGMERQLQGERFIRIHRSTIVNVDRIREMQPLSYGEYAVILHDGTRLTLSRSFRERVFEHMMTAA; encoded by the coding sequence ATGCGAACGAATAGAGATCTGCAGTTGGTCATCGCCGGTGGGAACCATGAGGTTCGTTCCGGTATGCGAGCCCTTCTGGCGATTTTCGACGATATTCATGTCGTTGCCGATTGCGTGTCAGCTGAAGAAGTCCGGGCTGTCCTCGCCAGTTCTCCCGTGGACCTGTTGATCCTCGATACGGACCTTCCGGATCGTGGCGGATTAGAGTTGCTTGGATCGTTGACCGCTGGATATCCCGGGGCGGTCATTTTTACATCGTCCTCAACGGATCAAGCGGTTGCAGCATTTCAGTTCCACCCGGTCGATTTTTTGATGCAACCTGTGGACGGGGAGAGGCTGCTGTCTGCAGTGTCACGCGTGCGGGGCCAGCTCGAAGCACGGTACGGAGCCCTTGCGTTAGCCGCACGTATGCCGGCCACCAGGGACGTGGAACCGAAGACCAAGCGCCTGATGGTCAAGAGTGGAGGGCGGATCTCTTTTGTCAAGGCGGAAGAGATCGATTGGATCGAAGCGGACAGGGACTATGTTCGCCTGTACAATGGGCAGAAGAAGCATCTCCTCCGCGGGACGATCTCGGGGATGGAGCGGCAGCTGCAAGGTGAACGGTTCATCCGGATCCACCGCTCCACGATCGTGAATGTGGACCGCATCCGTGAGATGCAGCCGCTCAGCTACGGCGAGTATGCCGTGATACTGCATGATGGCACGCGATTGACGTTGAGCCGTTCTTTCCGTGAGCGGGTGTTCGAGCACATGATGACCGCGGCCTGA
- a CDS encoding histidine kinase: MQTIRLLIVCLLAAAALSTAGERPVGGLDPVRDISHYAHRAWTKRDGLPQNTVEAIAQTHDGYLWFGTVEGLVRFDGATFRVFNVRNTPQIGMNYISALCVTRDSSLYVGTYAGTILRMREGYLRRVVPLKGADHMMVRRMVEDAKGNLWVATTNGLFVVRGDSVVRVFTVADGLPLNVVISVCEAADGRIFVATVAGIWVSNGDCFEPWMRGLTSKAALPFDYSFLRQESLESVPTDLLCDHDGSLWIATRSMGLFRFHSGTLTSFRGVEGPHDAPIQRLFRDQRGTIWIGTAGHGLWRYAAGKFSSYTSEDGLSADEVMSLFEDREGNLWVGVSSAGVNRFTNSTFTTFRAGSSVVENMVWSVGEGPGGKIYASSASGAIFVLGKAHFEPAPELSAVHNGIVAAYHQDRKGNFWFAGSDGLVRVRDGRARRIGHYAVTAIAEDRHGRLWTAGGKGLGLIENDTVIPVALGPMKAQYDIRQILFDRRDRVYLVTRTFGLAWFTLPPHGGGKMVVDSSSIHWSMLDDGPMAPWVITAAIDTMGTMWITTMGGGLKVFRGDSTRTLTPAEGVPEEVMYTGLDDHAGWMWFSSNNGVHRVRTSELYALLDNKVGHVGFESFGISDGMYSDECNGGHQASALRSQDGRLWFPTTAGVVMVDTRRMPVNAVPPAVVIERLVVDNVEGVTRSGAEYPPGNGELEFHFMGMSYGAPERVRYRYLLEGFNKQWIDAGDRHDAFYTNIPPGTYRFRVQAVNGSGAWNLEGAAVTFTLRPHFYQTSWFVLLVAAGVIGIVLLGMYMYKRYRDREVIASQLESELARAQVQILEMQLQPHFLFNTLNSIMVLIRQEPDLASRMVARLSEFLRLTLDSAGMQEVTLRRELEFLEKYLHIERIRFGDRLQIEQHVDPGALDALVPNLILQPIVENAIRHGVSRKRGPAMIAVSAERSNGSVTLHVRDNGVGLPTRTGGGVQGGDRDQEYTPEAATPVRQGVHVHPRQSA; this comes from the coding sequence ATGCAGACGATCCGCCTCCTGATAGTCTGTCTGCTCGCCGCGGCCGCGTTGAGCACCGCCGGCGAACGCCCCGTGGGCGGGCTCGATCCTGTCCGGGATATCTCCCATTATGCCCACCGTGCCTGGACCAAGAGGGATGGGCTTCCGCAGAACACTGTTGAGGCCATCGCGCAGACCCACGATGGCTATCTCTGGTTCGGGACCGTTGAAGGGCTTGTCCGTTTCGACGGGGCCACGTTCCGTGTCTTCAATGTGCGCAACACACCTCAGATCGGGATGAACTACATCTCCGCTCTGTGCGTCACCCGCGATAGCAGTCTGTACGTCGGCACCTACGCCGGAACGATCCTCCGCATGCGCGAGGGATACCTCCGCAGGGTGGTCCCCCTGAAAGGCGCGGACCATATGATGGTCCGGCGGATGGTCGAAGACGCCAAAGGGAATCTCTGGGTTGCCACAACCAATGGGCTCTTCGTCGTACGCGGGGATTCCGTTGTCCGCGTGTTCACCGTTGCCGACGGCCTTCCGCTCAACGTGGTGATCTCCGTTTGTGAAGCCGCGGATGGAAGGATCTTCGTCGCGACCGTCGCCGGCATATGGGTCAGCAATGGCGACTGCTTTGAACCCTGGATGCGTGGCCTCACATCAAAAGCGGCCCTGCCGTTTGACTACTCGTTCCTGAGGCAGGAGTCCCTCGAATCGGTCCCTACCGATCTCCTGTGCGACCATGATGGTTCGCTCTGGATCGCGACCCGGTCCATGGGCCTCTTCCGGTTCCACAGCGGGACGCTTACCTCCTTCCGCGGCGTTGAAGGGCCGCACGATGCGCCGATCCAGCGACTCTTCAGAGACCAGCGTGGGACGATCTGGATCGGCACGGCGGGCCACGGGCTCTGGCGGTATGCGGCCGGGAAGTTCTCCTCCTACACGTCCGAGGATGGCCTCTCGGCGGATGAGGTCATGAGTCTGTTTGAGGACCGGGAAGGGAATCTGTGGGTTGGAGTCTCTTCCGCGGGCGTGAACAGATTCACCAACAGCACCTTCACGACATTCCGCGCGGGCTCGTCGGTGGTTGAGAACATGGTCTGGTCGGTCGGAGAGGGCCCGGGAGGGAAGATCTACGCGAGTTCTGCGTCGGGCGCCATCTTCGTTCTTGGCAAGGCGCACTTCGAACCGGCGCCGGAATTGAGTGCGGTCCACAATGGGATCGTCGCCGCCTACCACCAGGACCGGAAGGGGAACTTCTGGTTCGCAGGGAGCGATGGGCTCGTCCGTGTCAGAGATGGAAGGGCCAGGCGCATCGGACACTATGCGGTGACTGCGATCGCCGAGGACCGGCACGGGCGTCTCTGGACTGCCGGGGGCAAAGGCCTCGGGCTCATCGAGAACGACACGGTCATTCCGGTGGCGCTCGGCCCGATGAAAGCGCAGTATGACATCCGTCAGATCTTGTTCGACCGCAGGGACCGCGTCTATCTCGTTACGAGGACCTTCGGCCTTGCCTGGTTCACGCTCCCTCCGCACGGTGGCGGGAAGATGGTCGTCGACTCTTCATCGATACACTGGTCGATGTTGGACGACGGGCCTATGGCTCCCTGGGTCATCACCGCCGCGATCGACACGATGGGCACCATGTGGATCACGACGATGGGGGGCGGCCTGAAAGTGTTCCGCGGCGATTCGACCCGGACCCTGACCCCGGCCGAAGGTGTGCCGGAGGAAGTGATGTACACCGGGCTGGATGACCATGCGGGATGGATGTGGTTCTCGTCCAATAACGGGGTCCACCGGGTGCGGACATCCGAGCTGTACGCATTGCTCGACAACAAGGTGGGTCACGTTGGCTTTGAATCGTTCGGTATCAGCGATGGCATGTATAGCGATGAATGCAACGGCGGGCACCAGGCAAGCGCACTGCGTTCTCAGGACGGCAGGCTCTGGTTCCCGACCACGGCGGGGGTGGTGATGGTGGACACCCGCCGCATGCCGGTGAACGCCGTGCCTCCCGCGGTGGTGATCGAACGATTGGTGGTGGACAATGTCGAAGGGGTGACCCGGTCCGGTGCCGAGTATCCGCCGGGCAATGGCGAGCTCGAGTTCCATTTCATGGGGATGAGTTACGGTGCGCCCGAACGGGTGCGCTACCGGTATCTTCTGGAAGGGTTCAACAAGCAGTGGATCGATGCCGGGGACCGGCACGATGCATTCTATACGAATATCCCGCCCGGAACATACCGCTTCCGCGTCCAGGCGGTGAACGGCAGCGGGGCGTGGAATCTCGAGGGTGCCGCCGTGACGTTCACGCTCCGTCCGCATTTCTATCAGACCTCCTGGTTCGTTCTGCTCGTCGCTGCGGGGGTCATCGGCATCGTCCTGCTCGGGATGTACATGTACAAGCGCTACCGGGACCGGGAGGTCATCGCCTCCCAACTGGAATCCGAACTCGCCCGGGCGCAGGTGCAGATCCTGGAGATGCAACTCCAGCCGCATTTCCTGTTCAACACCCTGAACAGTATCATGGTCCTTATCCGTCAGGAGCCCGATCTGGCAAGCCGGATGGTGGCTCGCCTCAGCGAATTCCTCCGTCTTACCCTGGACAGTGCGGGGATGCAGGAGGTCACGTTGCGGCGTGAGCTGGAGTTCCTTGAGAAGTACCTGCACATCGAACGGATACGGTTCGGCGACCGCCTGCAGATCGAGCAGCATGTTGATCCCGGGGCGCTGGATGCCCTTGTTCCGAATCTGATCCTGCAGCCCATCGTCGAGAACGCCATCCGTCATGGCGTCTCCAGGAAACGCGGCCCGGCCATGATCGCGGTCTCCGCGGAACGATCCAATGGATCGGTCACCCTGCACGTGCGGGACAACGGGGTGGGGCTTCCCACGCGCACAGGCGGGGGAGTCCAGGGAGGGGATCGGGATCAGGAATACACGCCAGAGGCTGCAACACCTGTACGGCAAGGAGTACACGTTCATCCTCGACAGTCCGCCTGA
- a CDS encoding response regulator transcription factor, with amino-acid sequence MDRIRTLIVDDEPLARRGLRAALEKDREIEIVDEASDGPEALEKIRSIKPDLVFLDIQMPELNGFEVLDSLGADEIPMVVFVTAYDQYALNAFQVHALDYLLKPYEDERLLEAVDRAKGQLRQKNGSSPMKRVQEMLDTTRAERARVGRIMVRSGGRITFVRVDDVDWIEAQGDYICLHTQGKKHLIREKISDMETQLSPENFLRIHRSTMVNVTRIREMQPMFHGEYAVVLQDGTRLTMSRSFRDRVFERLTGTQ; translated from the coding sequence ATGGACCGCATTCGCACACTGATCGTCGATGATGAACCGCTGGCGCGGCGAGGGCTTCGTGCCGCTCTGGAGAAGGACCGGGAGATCGAGATCGTGGATGAGGCCTCTGACGGGCCCGAGGCTCTGGAAAAGATCAGGAGCATCAAGCCCGACCTCGTCTTCCTGGATATCCAGATGCCCGAGTTGAACGGGTTTGAAGTGCTGGACAGCCTTGGTGCGGATGAGATCCCTATGGTGGTCTTCGTCACCGCCTATGACCAGTACGCACTGAACGCCTTCCAGGTCCATGCCCTGGACTACCTGCTCAAGCCCTATGAGGACGAGCGGCTGCTGGAGGCCGTGGACCGTGCGAAGGGCCAATTGCGTCAGAAGAACGGTTCATCCCCGATGAAGCGCGTCCAGGAGATGCTGGATACGACGCGTGCGGAACGTGCGCGCGTTGGCCGCATCATGGTGCGGAGCGGCGGGCGCATCACCTTCGTGCGGGTGGACGATGTGGATTGGATCGAGGCGCAGGGGGACTACATTTGCCTGCATACGCAGGGGAAGAAGCACCTGATCCGCGAGAAGATCAGCGACATGGAGACCCAGCTGTCGCCGGAGAACTTCCTCCGGATCCACCGGTCAACCATGGTGAATGTGACCCGCATCCGCGAGATGCAGCCGATGTTCCATGGCGAGTATGCCGTGGTGCTGCAGGACGGGACGCGGCTCACGATGAGCCGTTCGTTCCGGGACAGGGTGTTCGAGCGGTTGACAGGGACGCAGTGA
- a CDS encoding HEAT repeat domain-containing protein, producing the protein MSTTWKRGVVAALLVAIAVPALAEDKVMVYPKVTRDVIVSNLMNGLSAQNKGLKESAAFMLGEEKATRAVVPLMQMLRSEKDESSRIVAALSLCRIGEPRGVYAVKQAAKFDESERVRTLCAWFYNQYVQPGSFEFVAVKPAAPVEYGSR; encoded by the coding sequence ATGAGCACAACGTGGAAGCGTGGGGTCGTTGCGGCACTGCTTGTCGCGATAGCGGTACCGGCACTGGCGGAAGACAAGGTCATGGTCTATCCCAAGGTCACCCGCGATGTCATCGTCAGCAACCTGATGAACGGCCTCTCTGCCCAGAACAAGGGGCTGAAGGAGAGCGCCGCATTCATGCTCGGCGAGGAGAAGGCCACCCGGGCGGTGGTGCCGCTGATGCAGATGCTGCGGAGTGAGAAGGACGAATCATCCCGCATCGTGGCAGCGTTGTCGTTGTGCCGGATCGGCGAGCCCCGGGGGGTCTATGCGGTGAAACAAGCGGCAAAGTTCGATGAGAGTGAACGGGTCCGGACCCTCTGTGCCTGGTTCTACAACCAGTATGTCCAGCCCGGATCGTTCGAGTTCGTTGCTGTCAAGCCGGCTGCTCCGGTCGAATACGGAAGCCGTTGA
- a CDS encoding TonB-dependent receptor: MKSQRILLVTLLLLMPALVLASGKIRGKIVDKDSRDALVGANVSVIGTALGAAADVNGDYMILNVPPGVYTLRATFVGYAATTVSNVRVNNDLTTTMDFALSTEAVALQAVEIVAERPLVNRSATNAVRINTAEDMAALPVRGVNNILALTPGVVLQDGAVFIRGGRQDETGYYLEGVNIRNPLTGARAVTLVQDAIEEIQVQAGGYSAEFGGANAGIIQQQLRTGTSQWKASMQYITDNVTFKQKANALDGKKRVGANWFGYNELTTSLSGPVLSDRIKVFGLFNYLYQRDQNPLPYPGIDIGEVVGQTGDTINLTYPAGALRRNPRLDLTGTATVMVDLSPVTLRLAGTFTGTTQYNAYNSHRNAGAIANIYNEGRIEEINQRNGSASLKMTHLLSPTSFYEVTLGYFLQTQKQWDPYLQDDFLHYGDSVANANAGWAWNRSTTDIATGQTGRYLRPTRKILYDFAFNAPGDVLAAYAKFRRENLSASGAYVTQIGKEHSIKIGGEFQRYTIRNYSWANEPVFTLAGLMAANDALADGNPNKVSREQILINSGVNNYGYDVWGNETSGSGFMGPRHPVFASAYIQDKIEYNDLVMNIGVRYDYINIDNYAYADASRPELAIDPYNGAINQAGLVKTGAFHGISPRIGLSFPVTDRTVFHTQFGQFVQQSRLADVYNGLYFIGNNVRGGFYIHSPVGYDVRPTRTTQYEIGFTQQMGDFASFDVTAYYKDIKDQVVYEQWDTAPSSPIGAYSVLTNGDFATTKGVEVTFNMRRTKRLQANASLSFQDARGTGSFPNSARGIVGAPLDGVTQFKPLYVSPLEYNNAIRGNMNVDYRFSENEGGPILEQLGASVLLSFNSGHPFTRGIGGADLEGDARSRSPIEALNGSTTPWVFQVDLRIDKTFRLFNTLNANVFIYVINLFDAQNVQNVFLRTGSADDDGVLSTPSLGGALVNTYGSRYADVYRAINVDYYERYQNAVGLQTVPYFYGPPRQVRFGIRLDY; this comes from the coding sequence ATGAAGTCACAACGGATACTGCTTGTGACGCTCCTGCTGTTGATGCCGGCGCTGGTGCTGGCCTCCGGCAAGATCCGTGGCAAGATCGTCGATAAGGACAGCCGTGATGCGCTCGTTGGTGCCAATGTCTCGGTCATCGGGACGGCGCTGGGCGCAGCAGCGGATGTCAACGGCGACTACATGATCCTCAACGTTCCCCCGGGTGTCTACACCCTGAGGGCAACGTTCGTCGGGTACGCGGCAACGACGGTGTCGAACGTCCGCGTGAACAACGACCTCACCACCACGATGGATTTCGCCCTCTCGACCGAGGCCGTTGCGCTGCAGGCCGTCGAGATCGTTGCCGAACGCCCGCTGGTGAATCGGAGCGCCACCAACGCGGTGCGCATCAATACCGCGGAGGACATGGCCGCCCTGCCGGTCCGCGGTGTCAATAACATCCTTGCCCTGACCCCGGGTGTGGTCCTGCAGGATGGCGCGGTCTTCATTCGCGGCGGGCGTCAGGATGAGACGGGGTACTACCTCGAAGGCGTGAACATCCGCAATCCTCTCACCGGCGCACGGGCGGTGACGCTGGTCCAGGATGCCATCGAGGAGATCCAGGTGCAGGCCGGCGGCTACAGCGCCGAATTCGGCGGGGCCAATGCCGGTATCATTCAGCAGCAACTCCGGACCGGGACCTCCCAGTGGAAGGCCAGCATGCAGTACATCACGGACAATGTGACGTTCAAGCAGAAGGCCAACGCATTGGACGGGAAGAAACGCGTGGGCGCGAACTGGTTCGGGTACAATGAACTGACCACGAGTCTGAGCGGTCCCGTGCTTTCGGACCGGATCAAGGTGTTCGGGCTCTTCAATTACCTGTATCAGCGCGATCAGAACCCGCTGCCGTACCCGGGCATCGACATCGGGGAGGTGGTCGGTCAGACCGGCGATACGATCAACCTCACGTATCCGGCAGGTGCGTTGCGGCGGAACCCCCGTCTCGACCTGACAGGGACGGCCACGGTCATGGTGGACCTTTCTCCCGTGACGCTCCGTCTGGCGGGGACGTTCACGGGCACCACGCAGTACAATGCGTACAATTCGCATCGCAACGCGGGTGCCATCGCGAACATCTACAACGAAGGCCGCATCGAAGAGATCAACCAGCGGAACGGCTCAGCCAGTCTGAAAATGACCCACCTGTTGAGTCCGACATCATTCTATGAAGTGACGCTGGGGTATTTCCTGCAGACCCAGAAGCAGTGGGACCCCTACCTGCAGGATGATTTCCTGCACTATGGCGACAGTGTCGCGAATGCGAACGCCGGCTGGGCGTGGAACCGCTCTACCACGGACATCGCCACCGGACAAACGGGGCGGTATCTCCGTCCGACCCGCAAGATCCTGTATGACTTCGCGTTCAATGCGCCCGGCGATGTCCTCGCTGCCTACGCGAAATTCCGTCGCGAGAACCTGAGCGCGAGTGGTGCGTACGTCACGCAGATCGGCAAGGAACACTCGATCAAGATCGGCGGCGAATTCCAGCGCTATACCATCCGCAACTATTCCTGGGCGAACGAGCCGGTCTTCACGCTGGCGGGTTTGATGGCTGCCAACGATGCGCTGGCGGACGGGAATCCGAACAAGGTCTCGCGCGAGCAGATCCTCATCAATTCCGGGGTCAACAACTACGGCTATGACGTCTGGGGGAATGAGACGAGCGGCAGCGGATTCATGGGCCCCCGGCATCCCGTGTTCGCTTCAGCGTACATCCAGGACAAGATCGAGTACAACGATCTCGTGATGAACATCGGGGTACGCTACGACTACATCAACATCGACAACTATGCCTATGCGGATGCTTCGCGGCCGGAACTGGCCATCGATCCGTACAATGGTGCCATCAATCAGGCCGGGTTGGTGAAGACCGGTGCGTTCCACGGCATCAGCCCCCGTATCGGGCTGTCCTTCCCGGTCACGGACCGGACGGTGTTCCACACCCAATTCGGTCAGTTCGTGCAGCAGTCGCGCCTGGCGGACGTGTACAACGGATTGTATTTCATCGGCAACAACGTCCGTGGCGGATTCTACATCCACAGCCCTGTTGGCTATGATGTGCGTCCGACCCGTACCACGCAGTATGAGATCGGCTTCACACAGCAGATGGGCGATTTCGCGTCCTTCGATGTCACGGCGTACTACAAGGATATCAAGGACCAGGTGGTCTATGAACAGTGGGATACGGCACCCAGCTCCCCGATCGGCGCCTACTCGGTGCTGACGAACGGCGATTTTGCCACCACCAAGGGTGTCGAGGTCACGTTCAACATGCGCCGCACGAAGCGCCTGCAGGCGAATGCATCGCTGTCGTTCCAGGACGCCCGCGGTACGGGTTCTTTCCCGAACTCCGCCCGTGGCATCGTGGGTGCGCCGCTTGACGGCGTGACGCAATTCAAGCCGCTGTATGTCTCGCCGTTGGAGTACAACAACGCCATCCGGGGCAACATGAACGTGGACTACCGGTTCAGCGAGAATGAAGGCGGCCCGATCCTCGAACAGCTTGGTGCGTCCGTCCTGCTCTCGTTCAACAGCGGTCACCCCTTCACACGGGGCATCGGTGGTGCCGACCTCGAAGGCGATGCCCGCAGCCGGTCACCGATCGAAGCGTTGAATGGTTCCACGACCCCCTGGGTCTTCCAGGTGGACCTGCGCATCGACAAGACCTTCCGTCTGTTCAATACCCTGAATGCGAACGTCTTCATCTATGTCATCAACCTGTTCGACGCGCAGAACGTCCAGAACGTCTTCCTGCGGACCGGGTCCGCGGATGACGATGGTGTGCTGAGTACGCCATCACTCGGCGGTGCGCTGGTCAACACCTACGGCTCCCGCTATGCCGATGTCTATCGGGCCATCAACGTCGATTACTACGAACGCTATCAGAACGCCGTCGGTCTGCAGACCGTCCCCTATTTCTATGGTCCGCCACGCCAGGTCCGGTTTGGCATCCGGCTTGACTACTAA
- a CDS encoding T9SS type A sorting domain-containing protein, whose amino-acid sequence MPIVVDPGRTSGQNYKVKFEDNAGTVTWKLVNVSRGDTVLRGQTNQSGDDDYLVVDGLQVKVLGPPAGMRGYATAANGQRDITFAGADPNGSFADLEGYSHAIGNAFGHWFSGSTVTPDRLKNVEIRFADADGTWDPKAAQTGNFSKAYRYVRSAANAAAKPEFAPWIVNAGAGYAYQDYNYSVPFAAYDMESNPPRRLAVGHLENNQPNGTVDGRYWPPAHTDADVDNAAGGRTREWFFIFDAPYTETPEAALQVDILNETTPMLWWGIVTRRAVDPNLAGNFRSSTVFTIQANHVNGVSDEFSFTAPAVTFDAAAAKADVGQINVFPNPYYGVNTEEINKYNRFVTFSHLPREARIRIYNLAGVQVRDIQKNSASQFERWDLANESGLPVGSGLYIVHIDMPALGSTKILKLAVVQEQQILDRF is encoded by the coding sequence GTGCCGATCGTTGTCGATCCCGGACGGACCAGCGGTCAGAACTACAAAGTGAAGTTCGAGGACAACGCCGGGACGGTCACGTGGAAACTGGTCAATGTGTCACGTGGCGATACGGTGCTGCGGGGACAGACGAACCAGTCCGGCGATGACGATTATCTCGTGGTGGATGGCCTGCAGGTGAAAGTGCTTGGCCCACCCGCAGGCATGAGGGGATACGCGACCGCAGCCAATGGGCAGCGCGATATCACGTTCGCGGGTGCGGATCCGAACGGTAGCTTTGCCGACCTCGAGGGGTACAGCCATGCGATCGGCAATGCGTTCGGGCACTGGTTCAGCGGGTCGACAGTGACGCCCGACCGTCTCAAGAACGTGGAGATCCGGTTCGCGGACGCGGACGGCACCTGGGATCCGAAGGCGGCACAGACGGGGAATTTCTCGAAGGCGTACCGGTATGTGCGCAGCGCTGCGAATGCAGCAGCAAAACCGGAGTTCGCGCCGTGGATCGTCAATGCGGGCGCCGGGTATGCCTATCAAGACTACAATTACAGCGTTCCTTTTGCAGCGTACGATATGGAGTCGAATCCGCCGCGGCGCCTTGCGGTTGGCCATCTGGAGAACAACCAGCCGAACGGCACGGTGGACGGCCGGTACTGGCCTCCGGCACATACCGACGCGGATGTTGACAACGCCGCCGGCGGGCGGACGCGCGAATGGTTCTTCATCTTCGATGCGCCGTACACCGAGACGCCGGAAGCAGCACTGCAGGTCGACATCCTGAACGAGACCACACCGATGTTGTGGTGGGGGATCGTGACCCGGCGGGCGGTGGACCCGAATCTCGCTGGTAATTTCCGGTCCTCCACGGTCTTCACCATCCAGGCGAACCATGTCAACGGCGTGAGCGATGAATTCTCCTTCACGGCGCCGGCGGTGACCTTTGATGCCGCGGCAGCCAAGGCTGATGTCGGGCAGATCAATGTGTTCCCGAATCCCTACTATGGCGTGAACACCGAGGAGATCAACAAATACAACCGGTTCGTGACGTTCTCCCACCTTCCGCGGGAAGCGAGGATCCGCATTTATAACCTCGCCGGCGTGCAGGTGCGCGACATCCAGAAGAATTCCGCATCGCAGTTCGAGCGGTGGGATCTGGCGAACGAGTCCGGACTCCCGGTCGGGAGCGGACTCTATATCGTGCACATCGACATGCCCGCGCTCGGATCGACGAAGATCCTGAAGCTGGCGGTTGTGCAGGAACAACAGATACTCGATCGGTTCTAA